In one Carassius carassius chromosome 12, fCarCar2.1, whole genome shotgun sequence genomic region, the following are encoded:
- the LOC132155203 gene encoding regulator of G-protein signaling 21-like isoform X2 → MLSEDELLACRMKDTHLRNKDKKGRLSLLLAKSGSHENVSPEKKPPAKTNHIAQDVALRWRDSFEELLSHSDGVEVFTQFLRTQFSEENIEFWLACEDFKTTESATKLQSKAKQIHAIFIDKEAPKEINIDHSTKATIEKNILKPTTSCFDVAQSKIYSLMKRDCYPRFLTSDIYLTLTKKAGPPTMIRRRSRSFVFNERPEGTADWL, encoded by the exons ATGCTCAGTGAGGACGAGCTGCTCGCATGCAGAATGAAAGACACACACTTGAG GAATAAGGATAAAAAAGGTAGACTCAGTCTTCTTCTGGCAAAGTCTGGATCGCATGAAAATGTCAGTCCTGAAAAGAAGCCACCAGCTAAAACTAACCA CATTGCACAAGACGTGGCTCTGAGATGGCGTGATTCTTTTGAGGAGCTGCTGAGTCACTCAG ATGGGGTAGAAGTTTTCACACAGTTTCTACGCACTCAGTTCAGTGAGGAGAACATTGAGTTTTGGTTAGCCTGTGAAGACTTTAAGACCACTGAGTCTGCAACCAAACTGCAGTCTAAAGCCAAACAGATACATGCCATTTTCATCGACAAGGAAGCCCCCAAAGAG ATCAACATCGACCACTCAACCAAGGCCACTATTGAGAAGAACATCCTGAAGCCCACTACGTCCTGCTTTGATGTAGCACAAAGTAAAATCTACAGCTTAATGAAAAGAGACTGCTACCCACGATTCCTCACCTCCGATATCTACTTGACCCTGACCAAGAAGGCAGGCCCACCCACTATGATCAGAAGAAGGTCACGCTCCTTCGTTTTTAATGAACGTCCTGAAGGCACAGCGGACTGGTTGTAG
- the LOC132155203 gene encoding regulator of G-protein signaling 21-like isoform X1, protein MKIFVFLFPQFNFSAPKEEAYFKMLSEDELLACRMKDTHLRNKDKKGRLSLLLAKSGSHENVSPEKKPPAKTNHIAQDVALRWRDSFEELLSHSDGVEVFTQFLRTQFSEENIEFWLACEDFKTTESATKLQSKAKQIHAIFIDKEAPKEINIDHSTKATIEKNILKPTTSCFDVAQSKIYSLMKRDCYPRFLTSDIYLTLTKKAGPPTMIRRRSRSFVFNERPEGTADWL, encoded by the exons ATGAAGatttttgtgtttctgtttcCTCAGTTTAACTTCTCTGCCCCCAAGGAGGAAGCATATTTCAAAATGCTCAGTGAGGACGAGCTGCTCGCATGCAGAATGAAAGACACACACTTGAG GAATAAGGATAAAAAAGGTAGACTCAGTCTTCTTCTGGCAAAGTCTGGATCGCATGAAAATGTCAGTCCTGAAAAGAAGCCACCAGCTAAAACTAACCA CATTGCACAAGACGTGGCTCTGAGATGGCGTGATTCTTTTGAGGAGCTGCTGAGTCACTCAG ATGGGGTAGAAGTTTTCACACAGTTTCTACGCACTCAGTTCAGTGAGGAGAACATTGAGTTTTGGTTAGCCTGTGAAGACTTTAAGACCACTGAGTCTGCAACCAAACTGCAGTCTAAAGCCAAACAGATACATGCCATTTTCATCGACAAGGAAGCCCCCAAAGAG ATCAACATCGACCACTCAACCAAGGCCACTATTGAGAAGAACATCCTGAAGCCCACTACGTCCTGCTTTGATGTAGCACAAAGTAAAATCTACAGCTTAATGAAAAGAGACTGCTACCCACGATTCCTCACCTCCGATATCTACTTGACCCTGACCAAGAAGGCAGGCCCACCCACTATGATCAGAAGAAGGTCACGCTCCTTCGTTTTTAATGAACGTCCTGAAGGCACAGCGGACTGGTTGTAG